Part of the Spirochaeta isovalerica genome, GGCGAAGTACGGTGATTTTGATAAAAATTCGGAAATTGTCGCCCAACTCTTTGAAGATTTAAAGGAAAAAGAGCTGCAGGGTTATGAATACGAAGCGGCCGAAGCTTCTTTCGACTTGTTGATAAGAAAAAATCTGGGACGATTCACCTCTCTCTTTGATCTGAATAATTATCACCTGGAATCATTTAAAACAAATGGAACAGTTTCGAAAACAGTCGGAAGGATCTTCCTTAAAGCCAATGGCATTGAACATATGGGAGCCGCCGTAAGCAACGGCCCTGTGGAAACTATAGATGATGCGCTCCGCGATGCTTTATCGGAAACCCACCCCTTCCTGTCAAAAATGAATCTTATTGACTACAAAGTACGTGTTTTGAATCCCGAAGAAGCTTCCCATGCCAAAGTACGGGTTTTTATAACCTCTTCCGACCATCAGCACAGCTGGGATACGGTCGGCGTTTCGGAAAACATTGTCGAAGCATCCTGGGAAGCTCTTGTCGACAGCATGGATTATTACTACAACAATTTTGTCATCGATCCGGAAGATTGATCATTGAGACAATAAAAATAAGGCGGCCCGCAATCGGAGCCGCCTTTTTTTATTTCCTGAAGTCCGGCAGAGGACTTATCGAGAGAGCACCTTTCCTGATCCACTCAATTCCCTTAACAGCCGCCTGAGCCGCACTGGTCGTTGTGGTATAAGGTATTTTTCTTCTCACAGCTTCGGCTCGGATGTAAGTATCTCCATACTGGGAGAACTGTCCCATCGGCGTATTGATAAGAAGATCTATCCTGCCGGCAGCCATATGATCCACAACATTGGGGTGGCCTTCGTGAATTTTCAGAATAACTTCGGCAAAGATTCCTTTAGAAAAAAGAAAATCGGCTGTACCCCGGGTCGCGGCGATATCGAATCCCATATCGATAAACTCTTTTACTACGGGAAGAATAGTCTCCCGGTCCCGTTTGTTGACAGAAACGTAAACCCGCCCTTTCGAGGGAAGATGAGTGTTCACGGCAATCTGGGCTTTGGCGAATGCCTCACCGAAAGAACTGCCCGTTCCCGCAGCTTCTCCGGTCGACTTCATTTCAGGTCCGAGAATGGGATCCTGCCCGGTAAACCGGTCAAAGGAAAATACGGCTTCCTTAACGGCCCATCCGGTGATGCACTCTCCTCTCGCTATTCCCGAATCATCTACCAGCTTCTGCTTTTTGAGATTCTCTCCATCCCAGACTTTTACCGCCGCATCGACAAGATCCACTCCTGTTACTTTCGACAGGAAGGGAACAGTTCGGGAAGCCCGGGGATTTACCTCGATAATATAAAGAACATCATCTTTTACGGCAAACTGTATATTGAGGAACCCCTGCACATTGAGCTCGCGACTGATATCCCATGCGGCTCTCTCCATCTCCCGGAGGATTGCATCCTTTGATTTGTAGGGAGGTATAACGCAGGCCGAGTCTCCGCTATGGATTCCCGCCGCTTCAATATGCTGCAGAATACCCCCTACATAGATGTTCTCGCCATCAGCCACAGCATCCAGATCATATTCGAATGCATCTTCCAGAAACTGATCGACAAGAAGAGGGCTCTCTTCTGATACCCGGACAGCTTTGCTGAGGTACTCATTCAACTCATCGTCATTATAGGCGATAAACATGCTTTTTCCCCCGAGAACGAATGAAGGCCTGAGCAGAACGGGATAACCGATCTCGTGAGCGAACTTGATGACATTTTCATTGGTAAGCGCTGTTTTATTCCGGGGCTGTTTTAAATTGAGCTTGTCGAGCATGGCGGCAAAAAGTTTTCTGTCTTCCGCGGTATTGATGCTTTCAAGACTGGTTCCTGTAAGCTCCGCTCCGGCTTCCAGAAGATCGCCCGCCATATTGAGGGGCGTTTGCCCTCCGAGCTGAACGACGACTTTATGGGCCTTTTCCTTTTCGATAACCGAGATGACATGTTCGTTACTGAGCGGTTCCAGATAGAGCCGGTCCGAAACATTGTAATCGGTCGAAACCGTTTCGGGATTGGAGTTTACCATTATGGTTTTATAGCCTCTGTTTCTCCAGGCTTTAGAGGCCAATGTGCAGCAGGTATCAAACTCAAGCCCCTGCCCGATTCTATTAGGCCCGCTGGATATGATGACGACTTTTTTACAGTCTTCCGAACCGCCTTCGTCGATCTCGCCCCAGGTCGAATAAAAATATGGCGTCTCGGCTGTAAACTCACCGGCGCAGGTGTCGACAAAGTGATAGGAAGGCTTCATATCAAGAGATTTTCTTAAGGCTTTTATCTCCGCCCCCTTAACTCCGACAAGTTTGCCGATCCGTTTATCCGTCAATCCCATTCTCTTGGCGTCCATAAGCAGGTCTTCGTCCAGACCGTTTATGCCGGAAGAAGCGAGACTGTTTTCCAATTCGACCTGACTGGAGAGCATATGGAGAAACCATTTGTCAAAGCCGGTAATTTCATTGAGTTTGTCCATTGCCCCGGAACCTTCTTTTTTCAGAACCGTGTAGGCAGCCAGAATGCGGAAAGGATTCGCTGTCGTCAGCATGGTATTGATCTCCTCATCGGAGACAGAGAGCTCTTCAATACCTTCAAAGCCTATTTCCGCTGCGCAGATGGCCTTATTCAATGCTTCTTCTGCTGTGCGGCCTATGGCGAGGGCTTCCCCGACCGATCGCATCTGCGTGCCGAGAGCCGTTCCGCTCAGAGGAAATTTCTCTGTCTCGAATCGGGGAACCTTAACGGCACAATAATCCAGAGCCGGTTCAAAGCAGGAAACGGACTTTCCGGTTATTTCATTGACGATTTCATCAAGAGTGTAACCGACAGCGAGCTGAGCGCTGCAGGAAGCGATGGGAAATCCTGTCGCTTTGCTGGCCAGAGCCGAAGAGCGTGAGACACGGGGGTTCATTTCGATGACAATCTGCCGTCCCGTTACCGGATCAACGGCAAACTGGACATTGGCTCCTCCGCAGTCAACGCCGACAGCTCTTAAAATATCAATAGATGCGGTGCGCATTTTCTGATATTCCGAATCAGACAGAGTCTGAATCGGGGCAATTGTGATGCTGTCTCCCGTGTGCACTCCCATGGGATCTATGTTTTCGATAGAACAGACGATAATGGCATTATCTCCTTTATCGCGCATGACTTCCATTTCGAATTCTTTCCATCCGATAAGACATTCTTCTATAAGAGCTTCGCCGACGGGGCTTTCGATCAGAGCTTTTTCGAATACCGATATGAGCTCCTCTTCCGAAGAAGCGATAGCACCTCCCATCCCACCGAGTGTAAAGCTGGGTCTGACAACCAGTGGATACCCCCATTTGCGTCCCATTTCGACAGCTTCGTCGCGATCACCCGTAATAGTTGATTTGGCCGATTCCAGCCCCAGCCACGCTACGACTTCCTTGAAAAGCCTCCTGTCTTCAGCCAGATTGATCGCTTCGATATTGGCACCGATTATTTTGACATTGTGTTTTTTGAGCACACCGGCTTTATCAAGGGCCAGTGTAAGGTTCAAAGCCGTCTGCCCCCCCATAGTGGAGAGTATGGCATCGGGGTTTTCCTCTTCGATTATCTTTTCCACATAGGGAACGGAAAGCGGTTCAATATAGATCTTATCCGCCGTACCGGGAGTGGTCATGACCGTAGCCGGGTTGGGATTGACCAGAATGACTTCATAGCCCTCTTTTTTCAGGGATTTGACGGCCTGCGTTCCCGAATAATCAAACTCGCAGGCCTGGCCGATCACAATGGGACCGGAACCGATTATCAATATCTTTTTTATGCTCTTATCTGCTGGCATTATTTCCCCTCCCATTCTTTTGTCAGTTTTACGAATTCGTCGAATATCCAGGTAGAATCATCGGGTCCCGGTTCCGCTTCGGGGTGGAACTGGGTTGTAAATATTTTTTTATCCCGGGATATAAGACCTTCAACAGACTGATCGTTTGCGTTTCTGAAGCGAATGGAAACATCCGATGGGAGAGATGTCTCATCGACCATAAATCCATGATTCTGAGCCGTAACGAAAACCCGGCCTGTATCTTCATCGCGAACGGGATGATTTCCTCCGTGATGGCCGAACTTCATTTTCTCCGTTTTCCCGCCGAGGGCGAGTCCCATTATCTGATGGCCGAGACATATGCCGAAAAGGGGAACCTCACCGATAAGTGAACGGCATAGACCGATCTGATTTTCCAGAACCGCCGGATCCCCGGGACCATTGGAAAAAAGAACTGCATCCATTCCGGCTGCCAGTAACTCTTTTTTAGTAACCGTCGAAGGGAAGAGCGTAATATTGACGCTCCGGCTCTCCATCTCCTGTACGATTCCCTTTTTAATACCGCAATCGATCAGAGCAAAATCGAGTGCTTTTGAATCGGGTCTCTCAGGAGAGACTGTCATATCAGTCCCGAGCTCATCGATAAGGTTCCTCCCCTCCATGGAGGG contains:
- the carB gene encoding carbamoyl-phosphate synthase large subunit — encoded protein: MPADKSIKKILIIGSGPIVIGQACEFDYSGTQAVKSLKKEGYEVILVNPNPATVMTTPGTADKIYIEPLSVPYVEKIIEEENPDAILSTMGGQTALNLTLALDKAGVLKKHNVKIIGANIEAINLAEDRRLFKEVVAWLGLESAKSTITGDRDEAVEMGRKWGYPLVVRPSFTLGGMGGAIASSEEELISVFEKALIESPVGEALIEECLIGWKEFEMEVMRDKGDNAIIVCSIENIDPMGVHTGDSITIAPIQTLSDSEYQKMRTASIDILRAVGVDCGGANVQFAVDPVTGRQIVIEMNPRVSRSSALASKATGFPIASCSAQLAVGYTLDEIVNEITGKSVSCFEPALDYCAVKVPRFETEKFPLSGTALGTQMRSVGEALAIGRTAEEALNKAICAAEIGFEGIEELSVSDEEINTMLTTANPFRILAAYTVLKKEGSGAMDKLNEITGFDKWFLHMLSSQVELENSLASSGINGLDEDLLMDAKRMGLTDKRIGKLVGVKGAEIKALRKSLDMKPSYHFVDTCAGEFTAETPYFYSTWGEIDEGGSEDCKKVVIISSGPNRIGQGLEFDTCCTLASKAWRNRGYKTIMVNSNPETVSTDYNVSDRLYLEPLSNEHVISVIEKEKAHKVVVQLGGQTPLNMAGDLLEAGAELTGTSLESINTAEDRKLFAAMLDKLNLKQPRNKTALTNENVIKFAHEIGYPVLLRPSFVLGGKSMFIAYNDDELNEYLSKAVRVSEESPLLVDQFLEDAFEYDLDAVADGENIYVGGILQHIEAAGIHSGDSACVIPPYKSKDAILREMERAAWDISRELNVQGFLNIQFAVKDDVLYIIEVNPRASRTVPFLSKVTGVDLVDAAVKVWDGENLKKQKLVDDSGIARGECITGWAVKEAVFSFDRFTGQDPILGPEMKSTGEAAGTGSSFGEAFAKAQIAVNTHLPSKGRVYVSVNKRDRETILPVVKEFIDMGFDIAATRGTADFLFSKGIFAEVILKIHEGHPNVVDHMAAGRIDLLINTPMGQFSQYGDTYIRAEAVRRKIPYTTTTSAAQAAVKGIEWIRKGALSISPLPDFRK
- the carA gene encoding glutamine-hydrolyzing carbamoyl-phosphate synthase small subunit, whose product is MKVNSFLILEDGAVFKGFGWGAAIPLVSELKKGNTDDCPVGEVVFNTSMTGYQEIVTDPSYTGQIVLMTYPHIGNYGTEEKWSQTGPHSSGDSSRGKQAAALVVRSFYNGPVAEGRLFFNDFLKKEGIRCISDIDTRALTLSLRNEGSRNGVIVRSDSKTLSEGEVALALDYLKSIPSMEGRNLIDELGTDMTVSPERPDSKALDFALIDCGIKKGIVQEMESRSVNITLFPSTVTKKELLAAGMDAVLFSNGPGDPAVLENQIGLCRSLIGEVPLFGICLGHQIMGLALGGKTEKMKFGHHGGNHPVRDEDTGRVFVTAQNHGFMVDETSLPSDVSIRFRNANDQSVEGLISRDKKIFTTQFHPEAEPGPDDSTWIFDEFVKLTKEWEGK